In Triticum aestivum cultivar Chinese Spring chromosome 5B, IWGSC CS RefSeq v2.1, whole genome shotgun sequence, the following proteins share a genomic window:
- the LOC123113644 gene encoding cupincin — MKSTVVRSPWLALALVLSLCLSLSFASWDAEDVGRGSRRWQEGGDDEGRSGSGSGRPYHFGEESFREWAKSRHGHFKVLERFDHELLRGSIGDYRVACLDAAPRAFLQPSHYDADEIAFVREGEGVLVLLRNGKRESFCVREGDVFVIPAGSIVYSANTHRSKWFRVVMLLNPVSTPGSFQEFSPIGFGGEQPQSFFSVFSDEVIQAAFNTRQREDVDRVFQRKSRGEGPISEGSEEQIRELSRSCSRGGRGGGGGSGSEKEDIQPRSLTGEKPRYSNKHGRFHQITGDQCHHLRKLDMDVTLVNITRGSMTALRYATRSTRIYIVVEGRDGYFEMACPHVSSFGRSERREHEQEREREHGHGRRSEEREREHGQGRRSEERKDEQGRQEEEQGRGQEQEKSRGYRQVRAQIKVGSVIVLPAGHPATFVAGNEGNLALLSFGVGANNDEEVFVTGGNSVLKQLDDAAKALAFPQQARELADRVIRAQPESVFVAGPQQQRRVADM; from the exons ATGAAGTCCACGGTAGTAAGATCGCCATGGCTAGCGCTAGCCCTCGTCCTCTCCCTGTGCCTCTCCCTCTCGTTCGCGTCGTGGGATGCCGAGGACGTAGGTAGGGGTAGTAGGAGGTGGCAGGAAGGGGGCGACGACGAAGGGCggtccggctccggctccggccggCCGTACCACTTCGGCGAGGAGAGCTTCCGGGAGTGGGCCAAGTCGCGGCACGGCCACTTCAAGGTGCTGGAGCGTTTCGACCACGAGCTGCTCCGGGGCTCCATCGGCGACTACCGCGTCGCGTGCCTGGACGCGGCGCCGCGCGCGTTCCTGCAGCCCAGCCACTACGACGCCGACGAGATCGCCTTCGTGAGGGAAGGCGAGGGCGTGCTGGTGCTGCTGAGGAACGGGAAGCGGGAGTCGTTCTGCGTCAGGGAGGGCGACGTGTTCGTGATCCCGGCTGGGTCCATCGTGTACTCCGCCAACACGCACCGCTCCAAGTGGTTCCGGGTCGTCATGCTCCTCAACCCCGTCTCCACGCCGGGCAGCTTCCAG GAGTTCTCCCCTATTGGGTTTGGAGGCGAGCAGCCACAGTCCTTCTTCAGCGTCTTCAGCGACGAGGTTATCCAGGCGGCATTCAAC ACTCGGCAGCGGGAGGATGTGGACAGAGTGTTCCAGAGGAAGAGCAGAGGTGAGGGTCCGATATCTGAGGGGTCGGAGGAGCAGATACGGGAGCTGAGCAGGTCGTGCTCCAggggaggacgcggcggcggcggcgggtcgggTTCCGAGAAGGAGGACATCCAGCCGCGCAGCCTCACCGGCGAGAAGCCCCGCTACTCGAACAAGCACGGCAGGTTCCACCAGATCACCGGCGACCAGTGCCACCACCTCCGCAAGCTCGACATGGATGTCACCCTCGTCAACATCACCCGG ggCTCGATGACGGCGCTGAGATACGCCACCCGGTCGACCAGGATCTACATCGTCGTGGAGGGGCGCGACGGCTACTTCGAGATGGCGTGCCCGCACGTCTCCAGCTTCGGCCGTTCTGAGCGCCGGGAGCACGAGCAGGAGCGCGAGCGCGAGCACGGACACGGCAGGAGGAGCGAGGAGCGCGAGCGTGAGCATGGGCAGGGCAGGAGGAGCGAGGAGCGCAAGGACGAGCAGGGAAGACAGGAGGAGGAGCAGGGCCGCGGCCAGGAGCAGGAGAAATCGAGGGGCTACAGGCAGGTGAGGGCCCAGATCAAGGTGGGGTCGGTGATCGTGCTCCCCGCGGGCCACCCGGCGACGTTCGTGGCCGGGAACGAGGGGAACCTCGCCCTGCTGTCCTTCGGCGTGGGCGCCAACAACGACGAGGAGGTGTTCGTGACCGGCGGGAACAGCGTGCTGAAGCAGCTGGACGACGCGGCCAAGGCGCTGGCGTTCCCCCAGCAGGCGAGGGAGCTGGCGGACAGGGTCATCCGCGCGCAGCCGGAGTCCGTGTTCGTCGCCGGCCCGCAGCAGCAGCGCCGCGTCGCCGACATGTGA
- the LOC123117148 gene encoding uncharacterized protein, with protein MDDDFGCVIGVAGRGEFAVVASGTPIVHLDAHRLLAISGNHQNRARFARTMCRRWKGLTGVPYPDTATVADLARELLDRGHSVEALVVGYNQAQPHAAVSCLGPALPRGQFLFGAAGRGAEACRAVLRRGYRDTMSSSDVIELVESCIAEIRRLGVPGAAGEFAVQYVDRWGAAPVGREVRETMTIYRQMALEVLKSHGEGGSSGSS; from the exons ATGGACGACGACTTCGGCTGCGTGATCGGCGTCGCCGGGAGGGGAGAATTCGCGGTGGTGGCGTCGGGAACCCCCATCGTGCACCTCGACGCCCACAGGCTTCTCGCCATCTCCGGCAACCACCAGAACCG CGCAAGGTTCGCGAGGACGATGTGCCGCAGATGGAAGGGGCTGACCGGCGTCCCGTACCCCGACACCGCCACGGTCGCCGACCTCGCGCGCGAGCTGCTCGACCGCGGCCACTCCGTCGAGGCCCTGGTCGTGGGCTACAACCAGGCCCAGCCCCACGCGGCGGTGAGCTGCCTCGGCCCCGCGCTCCCGCGCGGCCAGTTCCTGTTCGGGGCCGCGGGCCGGGGTGCGGAGGCCTGCAGGGCGGTGCTGCGCCGGGGCTACCGCGACACCATGTCGTCGAGCGACGTGATCGAGCTCGTGGAGAGCTGCATCGCGGAGATCCGCCGGCTCGGGGTTCCCGGGGCTGCCGGCGAGTTTGCGGTCCAGTATGTCGACAGATGGGGAGCGGCGCCCGTGGGAAGGGAGGTCAGGGAGACGATGACTATCTATCGACAGATGGCACTCGAAGTGTTAAAATCACATGG TGAAGGAGGATCTAGTGGATCATCTTAG